In the genome of Chloroflexota bacterium, one region contains:
- a CDS encoding N-acetylornithine carbamoyltransferase, whose product MKTDSFKGRDFLTLLDYSKEEVETILDVATDLKRRYATREPHDHILRAKTLFMIFYNQSLRTRNSFEAGMTQLGGHAHFLDPEKIYAPALEGDERAYSTERVSDVARVLARMGDAIAIRCYGDPVGWVYGKAHEIERNFAYWASIPVINMEDDKYHPCQALADVLTVKEKFGGFKGVKFVMSWAYSPSVHKPRAVPQSAIIAATMMGMDVVLAHPKGFELDDEVIKACQDYAAAYGGSFAVSNDMKEAVNGAHVVYPKSWTAVPMFAPPVGSRDEKATKELFEAHKDWICNANLMKLAHKDAIYLHCLPCDRGFEVTNDVIDGPQSAVFDEAENRLHVQKAVMSLIM is encoded by the coding sequence ATGAAAACCGATTCGTTCAAAGGAAGAGACTTTCTAACACTGCTGGATTACAGCAAAGAGGAGGTGGAGACTATCCTGGATGTGGCGACTGACCTCAAGCGCCGTTACGCCACCCGGGAACCTCACGATCACATCTTGCGGGCTAAGACGTTATTCATGATCTTCTACAACCAGTCGCTGCGCACCCGCAACTCCTTTGAGGCCGGGATGACCCAGCTAGGCGGGCACGCTCACTTCCTGGACCCGGAGAAAATCTATGCTCCGGCATTGGAAGGCGACGAGCGAGCCTACTCTACCGAGCGCGTATCGGACGTAGCCCGGGTGCTGGCGCGCATGGGCGATGCCATTGCCATCCGCTGCTATGGCGACCCGGTCGGTTGGGTATACGGTAAGGCGCACGAGATCGAGAGGAACTTCGCCTACTGGGCCAGCATCCCAGTCATTAACATGGAGGACGACAAGTACCACCCCTGCCAGGCACTCGCAGATGTGCTCACAGTCAAAGAAAAGTTCGGCGGTTTCAAAGGCGTCAAGTTCGTGATGAGTTGGGCTTATTCGCCGAGCGTCCACAAGCCCCGCGCTGTACCTCAGAGCGCCATTATCGCCGCCACAATGATGGGCATGGATGTGGTATTGGCTCACCCAAAGGGCTTCGAATTGGACGATGAAGTGATCAAGGCATGCCAGGATTATGCTGCAGCCTATGGTGGTTCCTTCGCTGTCAGCAATGATATGAAAGAGGCGGTAAATGGTGCGCACGTGGTCTACCCTAAGTCCTGGACTGCGGTACCTATGTTTGCCCCACCGGTTGGCAGCCGCGATGAGAAGGCGACCAAAGAATTGTTCGAAGCCCATAAAGACTGGATCTGCAACGCCAACTTGATGAAACTCGCTCATAAGGATGCGATCTATCTGCACTGCTTGCCGTGTGACCGCGGCTTCGAAGTTACCAACGATGTTATAGATGGGCCGCAATCCGCTGTTTTTGACGAAGCCGAAAACCGCTTGCACGTCCAGAAAGCGGTAATGAGCCTGATCATGTAA
- a CDS encoding flavin reductase family protein yields MTKTKLKPSTVLYPAPVVLVSCGTMERPNIITIAWTGTTCSDPPMLAIGVRPSRYSYGLIKRSGEFVVNIPTADMVRVADQCGMVSGRDVDKFALTGLTAMPGSVVRAPLIQQCPINVECQVRQILPLGTHDFFIAEIVAVHADENILNSAGKLHFDQITSFTLHSREYRRTGESIGHYGFTAER; encoded by the coding sequence ATGACAAAAACTAAACTGAAGCCTAGCACTGTCCTTTACCCGGCCCCAGTGGTGCTGGTCTCTTGTGGGACTATGGAAAGGCCTAATATCATCACCATCGCTTGGACCGGCACAACCTGCTCGGATCCACCTATGCTTGCTATCGGTGTGCGGCCGAGTCGTTATTCCTATGGTCTCATCAAGAGGAGCGGCGAATTTGTAGTCAATATACCCACTGCCGACATGGTGCGAGTGGCTGACCAATGCGGCATGGTATCAGGGCGCGACGTGGATAAGTTTGCGCTGACGGGTTTGACCGCGATGCCTGGCTCTGTGGTGAGGGCACCACTCATCCAGCAATGTCCGATCAATGTGGAGTGCCAGGTGCGGCAAATCTTGCCCCTTGGCACGCATGACTTCTTCATCGCCGAGATCGTAGCAGTTCATGCCGACGAAAATATACTGAACAGTGCGGGCAAACTCCATTTTGATCAGATCACCTCGTTCACGCTTCACAGCCGGGAATACCGCCGTACAGGTGAGTCCATCGGGCACTATGGATTCACTGCCGAACGCTGA
- a CDS encoding ornithine carbamoyltransferase, translating into MDLHGKDLICTQEWSIEELQAVLDLAAEMKQQRYTHRLNSCLERKTFFMFFYNPSVRTRQSFECAATELGGHAQFLEPGAMRLKTATTAGETVEDAAKVMSRYAAGLGIRILEDKIPYYGAGDELIREYAHWCTIPVISMAHDKYHPCQGLADIMGWREHLGENLKGKNLLVTWGHGALARSWCSVQEALLIGSRFGMDVTLAYPEGYDLDPQVIEWTKQNCAANKARFTITHDVREGYVGAHVVYSRHWMSPNAYRDGQFHKQEEIEKALKYPQWVCDAEKMALTDNALFTHPMPIDRGREVTDEVASGPRSVIYDVAENRLHVQKAIMALTMGDINL; encoded by the coding sequence ATGGATCTACACGGTAAAGACTTGATTTGCACGCAAGAGTGGTCAATTGAGGAACTGCAAGCGGTTTTAGATCTGGCCGCCGAGATGAAGCAACAGCGGTATACGCATCGCCTGAACAGCTGCTTGGAACGCAAGACTTTTTTCATGTTCTTCTACAATCCCTCCGTGCGCACACGCCAATCCTTTGAGTGTGCTGCTACAGAATTGGGTGGGCACGCCCAATTTCTGGAACCGGGGGCAATGCGCTTGAAGACGGCGACCACCGCCGGTGAAACGGTGGAGGATGCGGCCAAGGTAATGAGCCGTTACGCAGCGGGCCTGGGCATCCGCATTCTGGAGGACAAAATTCCTTATTACGGCGCTGGCGATGAACTCATCCGTGAATATGCTCATTGGTGCACGATCCCCGTGATCTCGATGGCCCATGACAAATACCACCCTTGCCAGGGATTGGCCGATATCATGGGGTGGCGTGAGCACTTGGGAGAGAACCTCAAAGGCAAAAACTTGCTGGTGACGTGGGGGCACGGCGCATTAGCGCGCTCCTGGTGTTCGGTACAAGAGGCCCTGCTCATCGGTTCTCGCTTCGGGATGGATGTCACACTTGCTTACCCCGAAGGCTACGACCTAGACCCCCAAGTCATCGAGTGGACAAAACAAAATTGCGCAGCCAACAAGGCCCGTTTCACCATCACCCACGACGTGCGCGAGGGCTACGTGGGAGCACACGTGGTTTATTCACGCCACTGGATGAGTCCCAACGCCTACCGCGATGGCCAGTTCCACAAGCAGGAGGAGATTGAAAAGGCCTTAAAGTACCCGCAGTGGGTCTGCGATGCGGAGAAAATGGCACTGACCGACAATGCTCTGTTCACTCACCCGATGCCCATTGACCGCGGCCGCGAGGTGACAGACGAGGTAGCAAGCGGGCCGCGCTCTGTGATCTACGATGTAGCCGAGAATCGCCTACATGTGCAGAAGGCGATTATGGCCTTGACAATGGGCGACATTAATCTATAG
- the arcC gene encoding carbamate kinase: protein MGGNVAVVAIGGNSLIKDKDHQTVPDQYAAAHETCIHIAGMIEQGWNVAIGHGNGPQVGFILRRSELARHELHEVPLDFCGADTQGAIGYMLQQNLYNEFLRRGMKKEAATVVTQVLVDKHDPAFQNPTKPIGSFMDESTAKERAEKEGWNVVEDAGRGWRRVVPSPLPRRVIELDAVQNLINAGFVVITVGGGGIPVIEDEKGNLVGVEAVIDKDYASSLLARSIHADLFLISTAVEKVALNYGKPNQKWIDQMTVAEAKKYIAEGHFAKGSMLPKIEAIIWFLEAGGKKAIITSPENIERALLGETGTHIIP, encoded by the coding sequence ATGGGAGGAAATGTTGCGGTTGTTGCTATTGGTGGCAACTCGCTGATCAAAGACAAGGATCACCAGACCGTGCCTGACCAATACGCCGCGGCTCACGAGACTTGTATCCATATCGCGGGCATGATCGAGCAGGGGTGGAACGTGGCTATCGGGCATGGCAATGGACCCCAGGTCGGCTTCATCCTGCGCCGCTCAGAATTAGCCCGGCACGAACTACACGAAGTGCCGTTAGACTTCTGTGGTGCCGACACCCAGGGGGCCATCGGCTACATGCTCCAGCAAAACCTGTACAATGAGTTTCTCCGACGCGGTATGAAAAAGGAGGCCGCTACCGTTGTCACCCAGGTTCTGGTAGACAAACACGACCCGGCCTTTCAGAACCCCACCAAACCCATTGGCTCCTTCATGGATGAGAGCACGGCCAAAGAACGGGCTGAGAAAGAAGGGTGGAATGTGGTGGAGGATGCAGGGCGCGGCTGGCGAAGGGTCGTGCCCTCGCCTTTGCCGCGGCGGGTTATTGAGTTGGACGCCGTCCAGAACCTCATCAATGCCGGCTTTGTGGTCATTACCGTGGGAGGTGGGGGCATTCCGGTAATTGAGGATGAAAAAGGCAACCTGGTTGGCGTGGAGGCAGTCATTGACAAGGACTACGCTTCATCGCTCCTGGCACGCAGCATACACGCTGACCTCTTCCTGATCTCCACAGCGGTGGAGAAAGTGGCTTTGAATTATGGGAAGCCAAACCAGAAATGGATTGACCAAATGACTGTCGCGGAGGCCAAGAAATACATAGCCGAAGGTCACTTTGCCAAAGGTAGTATGCTACCGAAAATCGAGGCCATCATTTGGTTTCTGGAAGCCGGTGGGAAAAAAGCCATTATCACCTCGCCAGAGAATATCGAACGTGCGCTGTTGGGGGAAACGGGCACACATATCATCCCATAG
- a CDS encoding threonine synthase — protein MDHVLGLRCVICGAEYGADEVRYVCPKHGAEGILDVIYDYDLIRQRLSREKLAANRDYSIWRYADLLPIADRTLAPPLQIGWTPLYHTRRLGVQLGLPHLYIKDDGRQATASFKDRASAVGVIKAHELGAEVITAASTGNAASSLAGVAASVGQRTIIFVPETAPQAKVAQLLIFGATVIMVQGNYDQAFDLCLAATAEYGWYSRNTAFNPYLSEGKKTAALEVCEQLGWEAPDKIFVSVGDGCIIGGLWKGLRDLLALDFIDKIPQLIGVQAEGSAVLFKAWQSGTEEIEPIVPHTLADSISVGIPRDRIKALRAVRESGGRYVTVSDEEILDAMRILAREAAVFAEPAGATGFAGLQKMLRDGQVDPGDKIVVIVTGNGLKDIASAMKAVGEPYRIEPTAEALRKLVRSHHL, from the coding sequence GTGGACCACGTTCTCGGTTTGCGCTGCGTGATCTGCGGAGCAGAATATGGGGCAGACGAAGTTCGCTACGTCTGCCCCAAACATGGTGCTGAGGGCATCCTCGATGTTATTTATGACTATGACCTCATCCGCCAACGATTGAGCAGGGAGAAACTGGCTGCCAACCGCGATTATTCCATTTGGCGTTATGCTGATTTGCTTCCCATTGCTGATCGGACCCTCGCCCCGCCTTTGCAAATCGGTTGGACGCCACTTTATCATACCAGGCGATTGGGTGTGCAACTGGGCCTGCCTCATCTGTACATCAAGGACGATGGCCGACAGGCCACTGCCTCGTTTAAAGACCGTGCCAGTGCTGTGGGCGTGATCAAAGCACACGAATTGGGCGCAGAGGTGATCACTGCCGCCTCGACAGGCAACGCGGCTTCTTCACTAGCGGGTGTAGCGGCCAGTGTCGGGCAGCGCACCATCATCTTCGTCCCCGAAACTGCGCCACAGGCCAAGGTAGCACAACTCCTCATCTTCGGCGCGACAGTGATCATGGTACAGGGCAATTACGACCAAGCCTTCGATCTCTGTCTGGCTGCCACTGCTGAATACGGCTGGTACAGCCGAAACACGGCCTTTAACCCTTACCTCTCGGAAGGAAAGAAAACAGCGGCACTAGAGGTATGTGAGCAACTGGGATGGGAAGCACCAGACAAGATTTTCGTCTCGGTCGGCGACGGATGCATCATCGGCGGGCTATGGAAAGGGCTGCGCGATCTGCTGGCCCTAGACTTCATTGATAAAATACCCCAACTCATCGGCGTGCAAGCCGAAGGATCCGCAGTGCTATTCAAGGCTTGGCAGTCGGGCACGGAGGAGATCGAGCCCATCGTGCCCCACACTTTGGCTGATAGCATCAGCGTGGGTATCCCTCGCGACCGCATCAAAGCCTTGCGCGCGGTACGCGAGTCTGGTGGGCGCTATGTGACTGTGAGCGATGAGGAGATTCTGGATGCCATGCGCATCCTGGCGCGTGAGGCAGCAGTGTTTGCTGAGCCCGCCGGAGCAACAGGTTTTGCTGGTTTGCAGAAGATGCTGCGTGATGGTCAGGTTGACCCGGGGGACAAGATAGTAGTGATAGTCACAGGCAACGGGCTAAAGGATATTGCCAGCGCAATGAAAGCGGTGGGGGAACCATACCGTATAGAACCCACAGCGGAGGCATTGCGGAAACTGGTCAGATCGCACCACCTGTGA